Proteins co-encoded in one Candidatus Thiodictyon syntrophicum genomic window:
- a CDS encoding type I restriction endonuclease subunit R: MPNFISEDEIEAAMLQHLQLLYGYDALICFTADPADLNDGSGRTDKREVILYDRLRAAVIDLNRDIPESAIDDAIRQLCDKREAQSAIAANRAFDDLIRNGVQVEFKDAQGRTRTERVRIIDFANPAANQFLAVSQLWILGERGFRRPDLLLYVNGLPLVFIELKNSNVKLRCAYDDNLTNYRAEIPQLFLTNAFCVFSNAIETRVGSLTAEWEHFFHWLRPEDEKEKDRREQIAAAGTSAERFLAGLCPKDRLLDYIENFILYHKDTQKIIAQNHQFIGVNRAYETFLHREGRGGRLGVFWHTQGSGKSFSMIFYVRKILRKCRGNFSFLVVTDRDDLDGQIYRNFLNTGTVRQADTAQPKDSEQLRAFLGQNKRLVFTLIQKFRWSKGTQYPLLSDRDDIIVIIDEAHRTQYKSLAENMRTGLPNAQYIAFTGTPLLGRARKTNEWFGDYVSEYNFSQSMNDGATVPLFYSKRVPQVQNQNDDLSAEFYEILEDENLDPVAQAKLEQRFASELEVIKRDDRLETIAKDIVYHFPRRGYLGKGMVIAVDKFTAVTMYDKVQRLWKEEIKALRGRLKQTPDELLAARLKRMVDYMRRVEMAVVVSAENGEEEKFDQQGLDIHPHRKRMDQVDPNGHDLEYNFKDQQDPLQLVFVCAMWLTGFDAPTVSTLYLDKPQQGHTLMQTIARANRVCAYRIGGVEKKNGEIVDYYGVFGRLKKALKDYGEGDEGEGAASVKDKTEIFRLLDEAIDQGRAFCASINIPIDRALEGRDVFQKVGLFADWANALLYKDEYRKSFSVYENTITGLYEAAKPEVLGQPVVRTVAVFQYLRGVVDGIVQQQDVDSAVRRIGELLDESVVVDDAGYTQAKESGPAFMIRQQGRSWDLSTIDFDKLREEFGKTAYKNIKIADLRAFLEQKLADMMKQNLTRRDFAQRLQAIIDTYNAGSTSADADYAALLRFTQALREEEERHVRMGLTEDELELYDLLCKDKMTKEEEQRVRLAAKALLRRLTGDAPKVLVQDWFKDSQTRLAVRDEVGKVLDLHLPDQGYDKDLFTQKRDRVFELTLDLAINHRKWAA; encoded by the coding sequence ATGCCGAACTTCATTTCCGAGGACGAGATCGAAGCGGCCATGCTGCAACACCTGCAGTTGCTCTACGGCTACGATGCCCTGATCTGCTTCACCGCCGATCCGGCCGATCTCAACGACGGCTCGGGACGGACCGACAAGCGCGAGGTCATCCTGTATGACCGGCTGCGGGCGGCGGTGATCGACCTGAACCGGGACATTCCCGAGTCCGCCATCGACGACGCCATCAGGCAACTGTGCGACAAGCGTGAGGCGCAATCCGCCATCGCCGCCAACCGGGCGTTCGATGACCTGATCCGCAACGGGGTGCAGGTCGAGTTCAAGGACGCGCAGGGCCGCACCCGGACGGAGCGGGTCAGGATCATCGACTTCGCCAACCCCGCGGCCAACCAGTTTCTGGCCGTCAGCCAGCTCTGGATTCTGGGCGAGCGGGGCTTTCGCCGTCCGGACCTCCTGCTGTATGTCAACGGACTGCCCCTGGTCTTCATCGAGTTGAAGAACTCCAACGTCAAACTCAGGTGCGCCTACGACGACAACCTGACCAACTACAGGGCGGAGATCCCACAACTCTTTCTCACCAATGCATTTTGCGTCTTTTCCAACGCCATCGAGACCCGCGTCGGCAGCCTGACCGCCGAGTGGGAGCACTTCTTCCATTGGCTGCGCCCCGAGGATGAAAAGGAGAAGGACAGACGCGAGCAGATCGCCGCGGCGGGCACCAGCGCCGAGCGGTTCCTCGCCGGTCTCTGCCCCAAGGACAGGCTGCTCGACTATATCGAGAACTTCATCCTGTACCACAAGGATACCCAGAAGATCATCGCCCAGAACCACCAGTTCATCGGCGTGAACCGGGCCTATGAGACCTTTCTTCACCGCGAGGGGCGCGGCGGCCGGCTCGGTGTCTTCTGGCACACCCAGGGCTCGGGCAAGAGCTTCTCCATGATCTTCTATGTCCGGAAAATCCTCCGCAAGTGCCGGGGCAATTTCAGCTTTCTGGTCGTCACCGACCGCGATGACCTCGACGGCCAGATCTACCGCAACTTCCTCAATACGGGCACCGTCCGCCAGGCCGATACCGCTCAGCCCAAGGACAGCGAGCAACTGCGCGCCTTCCTGGGCCAGAACAAGCGACTGGTCTTCACCCTGATCCAGAAGTTCCGTTGGTCCAAGGGCACACAGTATCCCCTGCTTTCGGACCGTGACGATATCATCGTGATCATCGACGAGGCCCACCGCACCCAATACAAATCACTGGCGGAGAACATGCGGACGGGGCTGCCCAATGCCCAGTATATCGCCTTCACCGGCACCCCGCTGCTCGGGCGCGCCCGCAAGACCAATGAGTGGTTCGGCGACTATGTCTCGGAGTACAACTTCAGCCAGTCGATGAACGACGGCGCGACCGTGCCGCTGTTCTACAGTAAGCGTGTGCCGCAGGTGCAGAACCAGAACGACGACCTGAGCGCCGAGTTCTACGAGATCCTCGAGGACGAAAACCTCGATCCGGTCGCGCAGGCGAAGCTTGAACAGCGCTTTGCCAGCGAACTGGAGGTCATCAAACGCGATGACCGGCTAGAGACTATTGCCAAGGATATCGTCTACCATTTCCCCCGACGGGGCTATCTCGGCAAGGGCATGGTCATCGCCGTGGACAAGTTCACCGCGGTGACGATGTACGACAAGGTCCAGCGGTTATGGAAGGAGGAGATCAAGGCGCTGCGCGGCCGGCTTAAGCAGACACCGGACGAACTGCTGGCGGCACGCCTGAAGCGAATGGTTGACTATATGCGCAGGGTCGAGATGGCCGTGGTGGTCAGCGCGGAGAACGGCGAGGAGGAGAAGTTCGACCAACAGGGGCTGGATATCCACCCGCACCGCAAGCGGATGGATCAGGTCGACCCGAACGGCCACGACCTCGAATACAACTTCAAGGACCAGCAGGACCCGCTCCAACTCGTCTTCGTCTGTGCCATGTGGCTCACCGGCTTCGATGCGCCCACGGTCTCGACCCTCTATCTCGACAAGCCGCAACAGGGCCACACCCTGATGCAGACCATCGCCCGCGCCAATCGGGTGTGCGCGTACAGGATCGGCGGGGTCGAGAAGAAGAACGGCGAGATCGTTGATTATTACGGGGTCTTCGGGCGCCTGAAGAAGGCGCTGAAGGACTACGGTGAGGGCGATGAAGGGGAGGGCGCGGCGTCCGTCAAGGACAAAACGGAGATCTTCCGCCTGCTCGATGAGGCCATCGACCAAGGCCGCGCCTTCTGCGCGTCCATCAATATCCCGATCGACAGGGCGCTCGAGGGCCGCGACGTCTTCCAGAAGGTCGGGCTTTTTGCGGACTGGGCCAATGCGCTGCTGTATAAGGACGAGTATCGCAAGTCCTTCAGCGTCTACGAAAACACCATCACCGGTCTCTACGAGGCCGCGAAGCCGGAGGTCCTGGGCCAGCCCGTGGTCCGGACCGTTGCAGTCTTTCAATACCTGCGGGGTGTGGTCGATGGGATCGTCCAGCAGCAGGATGTGGACTCTGCCGTGCGCAGGATCGGCGAACTGCTGGATGAGAGTGTCGTCGTCGATGACGCGGGCTATACGCAGGCCAAGGAGTCCGGTCCGGCCTTCATGATTCGGCAACAGGGCAGGTCCTGGGACCTGAGTACGATCGACTTCGACAAGCTCAGGGAGGAGTTCGGGAAGACCGCCTACAAGAATATCAAGATCGCCGACCTGCGGGCCTTCCTCGAACAGAAACTCGCCGACATGATGAAGCAGAACCTCACCCGGCGGGACTTTGCGCAACGCCTGCAGGCGATCATCGACACCTACAACGCCGGGAGCACCTCGGCCGATGCGGACTATGCCGCGTTGTTGCGATTCACCCAGGCACTCCGGGAGGAGGAGGAACGGCACGTCCGGATGGGGCTCACCGAAGACGAACTGGAGCTCTACGACCTGCTGTGCAAGGACAAGATGACCAAGGAAGAAGAGCAGCGGGTGCGCCTCGCGGCCAAGGCGCTGCTGCGGCGCCTGACCGGGGACGCCCCCAAGGTCCTGGTGCAGGACTGGTTCAAGGACAGCCAAACCCGGCTGGCCGTCCGCGACGAGGTCGGCAAGGTGCTCGATCTGCACCTTCCAGACCAGGGTTACGACAAGGACCTCTTTACGCAGAAGCGCGACCGGGTCTTTGAGCTCACGCTCGATCTTGCCATCAACCACCGCAAGTGGGCGGCCTGA